In the genome of Chelmon rostratus isolate fCheRos1 chromosome 12, fCheRos1.pri, whole genome shotgun sequence, the window CTGGAGTAAtcagaataaaaatatttatccaCATTTAGTATATACATCATCCTTTATGGCTTTCCTCCCTTCGAGGAGGAATATTGCTCTGCTCTGGTGTATGTTACCACAGCTCTGTCAGTTCGGTTCTTTATAAACACTAAGGTGCACTGCACTTTTAAATCTACCAATGAAGGATCTCTGTGCTGACGACATGACACTTCTTCACATGATTTTTTATGGTGGAATTTCAGAGGGCGGTCATGTGACGGCGGCCAATCTAAAATCTCCCCCTTTGTGTGCTTAACCTCGGAGGTCAGTGCATTGTGTTTGGCCTCTTGTTTTGAAGTTTGTCCTCGACAACATGGACAATGCTCTTTTTGTTGCCCCTCAGTCTTTTCGTCTCAGACTGTCCTTCATCAAATTATTTGGCTCTCATGTTGAGCTTGATTATTCCGTTACTTGGCCCGGGAGAGTGTGCAGTGGTCCACTCATTATCTTTATCTagacaaaataaacaagtgGGAATGAAAGTTCACTCTGATCTCAACTGATGTGACAAGTTATCAGTATAATGTTCACCCCAACGATATGGCTTATCGAACACACATCCTGAATATTCTAAAGTGGTGtcctttattttcactttacaaataaatagcaataaataaaatgataaagcGGGCAGTATTACATATATTTTCAGCAACAAATTTTAATGCTGTTTGCCAATAAATAGcatgaaaagagcaaaactaTCACTGAATTGATGTGTAGATAAGAACTGATATacctctgtgccatagacctcaattgttgtcaaaaaaaacaaatgaaaacatgagcCAGCCAGTTGCATTCAATGACATTCCTTCATCACAATGAACCCCACATTCATTGCCATTTGTTTTTAGTCAAATCCAACATCCTGTTGCAGTAAATACTCACTAGCGCAGCAAATGTCTCCAAATCCcgactgaaaatagtcccaaacaaatgcactattaACTTTTTTTGAGTAATATTCGCTTAAAGTTGCAGTGCCAACCCATTGTAACAAATTACTGAGCCAGTttaaatataaaactaaaaaactaaacagactgacacactATTGGTTTTGCTCTTGTCATGGGATTTATTGTCAGaatgaaaaatctaaatgtatGCATTCAACACCAGCTTACTTAGAGCCTTCTAGTAGAGTGACATCGCCAACTTGAAGACTACCTTAACCCCTCCCATCAGCACTCTTCTCCCCATCTTCACATGTTGACTGACGCTGGACTCTTATCTGCAACCCAAACGCTACTCGCTGTGCTCACTCCCCTTCTGCTTTACATTGGCTTTTGGCAACGGTTCAATAAGCACTGTGTCAGAAAAGGGGTGTTTTGGGAGGTGTGCAGAATTATATGCTGATTTGAGAAACAAGGCGCCAGTCAAAACTGCAGAGTAAAACAGCTCTCACTTCCCCTTTTTATGACCACTTCAACCACACAGATGTCTTAAAATCATCCCTCAGCTCTTGCGCCATGACACTGCTGGCCTATATTTTTATAGCTTTAgtgtttttctccaaacatcAGCACAACACCTGTTCACAGTCATTATAACTGCAGACCTATAAACACTTGTCAGACAGTGCAGAAGGGGAATGGTTCCAGTACTGCAAACTACTTCAGAGGACGTGACCCATGAAGCTGCTTTGTAAACACAGATCAAAATGGGTCATTGGTTCTGTCAAAGTTAAAGGCAGAGTGTGTGATTCATATGTAAACCAAAGGGTCACCCCCCCCAACCAAAATTCACAACAAGGGATTTGAACCTGCTATCACTCTCACATTGATTTACAGGTGTTTTAAAGCACCGACTAACACAAAACCCAGATTATTAATGTTTTCTGGGTTTGTTAAAGGTGTGTTTACGTCAATAATAAATACAGCATTAAAATGCCCTGCACGCAAATAACATCTGATTCTGATTAAAACAGCCTTATATTTTCAACTACACCCATAAAATGATAATCTAATCAGTTGCATAGCTCTATAGACCTTGATTTTATGTATCTAAAACATTATGGATTGGACCTTTTATGATTGATGTTGCAGTGTAATGCACCACTGGTTGTAAATGTGCTGTGTGACATTGTTGAACAGTGTCAAACCACTCTGTGTAGCAGAACTCTGATTGGATGATCGTATGACTCAGGCAGCTCCTATGTgcttacacacacgcacacacagccaccACTCAGGATGTTATGTGTGCCTACGGAGGAGTGTAAGAGCTGACAGCCTCAACTAAAGGTGGCAAACACAGCGTGCAACACTGCCACCCTCTGGACTACATTGGATTTCGGCCAGCATGCTGATAGTCACACTAAAGGTCACAAAGCAGTTGCATCAATAACTAACAAATTCAACTTAGACTAACATCTTCCATCCTAATAGGAGAATGAATCTTCATTttccaaacacattcatttcacaCAGGCCtttcagacagagacaaatgaaTCCCTAATATCACTCAGTATCTTCCCTGCACACTGAGGCCTAATagttttagacattttagattttaaagAACGCATATTTCTGACGTGCATTACTTATTATATCCACCCATCGTATCTGGAACTTAATCtaagttttgtcattttagcaGGCTGCAAGATATATGTTGCTGGAACTGTTCACATTGGATTTATTTATGATTTCATATAAAACTTAAAGACTCTTAAAGACTCTTCCGCATTAGGTCTTAAAAATAgcgctcgctctctctctctctctctctctatatatatatatatatatatatatgtatataatatttatttgtttaatatatattaaacaaataaagtaaaaaagagATTGACAAAAAGCATATTATACAAGTAGAAagtatgtgtatttatttattttcacgATATTTGTGCGATAAACGGAATATTCTGAAACAGAGATCTCCTGCACGCGCACTCCTCCACACAGTCGAAGAAACCGGAAGAAGTTTAGCGGCAGTTCCGGTTGCAAAGGCGTAAAGATGTCGCCGTCCTTATTTAATTTTGTCGACGCTAAAGACAAATTTGCGGTGAGATATCGCAGAACTGCCTTTATTTACCAAAGCGCGTGTTTTTATACACGACGTGTCGTGATAAAATCATAGCTAAATAGCAGCCTTGTTACTGCAAGTTAGTGGTTGTTCTTGTTCTGTTAGTGTTCTCATGGCAGGTAGCAGAtgctagctaagctaacaaaAACGCTATCTTAACTATGCATTTTTCTCATACATGTTCTCTCCGTCCctctcacacacccacagacgTCTGCCAAACATGCCCTGGCTGGTAAACCCGGCAAGCATTTGGTAAATGCTTTCAACCAGATGCCTGGGAAGTAAGtaacaagctaatgttagcttagtCTGTGTACAAGTTATGAGAGCACACCAGTAACGTTAGTTTAGCCAATTGTGAAACATCTTTTCGCTAATGTGTCTCGTCTGTTACAGTGAGTCAGAAAAGAAGACCACACTTGACCAGGCGCTGAGGGGCGTTCTTGGTGACCAGATTGTTAGTAAATTAACGCTCATTCACTgaaaatgatgtcatcagacTTCTTTAAAACAATCTAGCTGTATGTGAAAGTCTGACATTGGTGTGTCTTGGTCCACAGGTTGAGCAGAAGGCAAGCTGTGATGAGCACTTGTCTCTTATCTACCTGAGTATTGATGCAGTTACAGAAGGTATGTTACTCTGACTTGTAGAAAAGACAATGAATGAGGGAATATATTCAAATTGGCCGCCTCAAATGGGATTACATGACACTCAGTAATACCACATATTATCTGTATTGCTCTGATTGTAGGAAACTTTCAGCAGTTTACCTTCATgttcaaaagaaagacaaacatgatgTATGATGATGATCTGTGCTGTATGATTCTTCCTCTTTTGAAATGATAGAAAAGAtggtaaaatgtgtttgacactAAAACAGAACTGAGACATCAGACGCTGCACATACACAACCTATACCCACAAATACCAACTTTAATAGTAGTGCTTCACAGCACAAACCCCCAATGAAATTGAGGGTTGAATCATAGTTGTTATCGTAAAGGACTTACTCAGTGTGGCTGCATCTTATGTTAGAGTCTTTTTAATTCCTAGAAGtccacattttcacactgtgtttttttctgagtcCCAAATTTGAGTAAAATAGTCCCCAGTCCCGCTGCTCTGCTTTCAACTTGTTTACCACTGTCCATGTTGTCTTTGTCAACTAAGTGCTTGTTTCATTGCCAACCTCATGTCATTAGTAGTAGTAATGAAGTAGTACTGGTTGTGTTGTAACATGTGACTTGAGGTTGATCTTAAATTTTATCCTCTTCACATTTATCAGTGAGACCCTTTGTCATGTGTACAGTCTATGTTCTGACCAGGGTTTCtgttagaaaaaaatgttaccGGTCCATGTTCCCTGAAACCCAACTTCTGACTATAGTCAAACTGTTCAGCAGCTCATTAAGAACTACTATCAGACAGACCACCTTGTACTGGTGCACATAGATTTCTTAGAGTTCTTGAGTGTTTGCAAAGTGTTCACTAAACTGCTAATGTGAAAGCAAGCCTGGAACAAGCTTTCTCGGCTCAAGTGTCAAGCTTTGCtctcttgtttctttctcttcgTGCAGGTATCTGTTCTGCTACAACTCCTTTCATTCTGCTGGGAgatgtgctggactgtctccCTCTTGACCAGTGTGACAAAATATTCTCTTTTGTCGAGGAGAATGTTTCCACCTGGAAATCGGTAAACAAGCTAGAGTCTCTCAGTAAAAGCAGTTGAAGTATTTCTCCAGCATGATGAAGATCGTGTGATCATTATGTCTGTACTGTCCATTTTCTCAGAACTCTTTTTATACTGCCGGGAAGAACTACTTGTTGAGGATGTGTAATGGTAAGGATAATATTTCACTGTTGCTGATGAACAAGACTTTATGTTTAGAGCCATTTTTAACACACCCCTCAATCTGTGTAGATCTTTTAAGGAGGCTGTCCAAATCCCAGAATACTGTATTCTGTGGGCGAATCCAGCTTTTTCTGGCTCGTCTATTCCCTCTGTCTGAAAAATCAGGTAGGAACagtatttgtgttatttttgagtGAATAAGACCAAATTAATTCCAACCTTGTCTGATTCCATTTCATTAATGTActgccatttgtgttttttccaggtCTCAATCTACAGAGCCAGTTTAACCTGGACAATATTACAGTGTTCAACAGAAACGAACAAGAAAGCACTCTCGGCCAGAAGGTGAAGGGTCGGCACCTCATAATGACTGTGagaattttaaatttaatttgaaaacttGAGTTGAATCGTGTTTTATGGTTTCCTGTCTATAGCAaacagaagagaaggaggatggtatggaggtggaggaaggagaaatggGAGAGGATGACGCTCCTGCACCATGGTATATGAAGGCCCTCTCTGAAATTCACAATAAAGTTTATCAATGACTGTTTTTAAGTTTGTGAAAACTGAGTCAAACTTTACTTTCAGTTCCATCCCAATTGACTACAACTTGTACAGAAAGTTCTGGACGCTGCAGGACTACTTCAGAAACCCTGTGCAGTGTTACGATAAATTCTCGTGGATGACTTTCCTTAAGGTAATACACCTGATTACAAAACCATGGAGCGTTTTTCTCCCTTGCTTTACATTTGTCACATCAATACAAATGCCAAATTGCAAACCAGATTCCCAAAACATTGTgacattgtgtaaaacataaataaaaacagaatgcaattatTTCTaaattgtgtttactgacagcagcttaaCAAAgcgttcctgagcccatgtagtaacatccttaatacaatcatgtgttcacaaagtggtgaacctcactccatccctgcttgtgaacaagtgagcctttccaggatgcccctttcatacccaatcatgatactatcacctgttaccaatcaacctgtttacctgtggaatgatccaaacaggtgtttttggagcgttccacatctttcccagtcattggttgctcctgtcccaacttgtttgagacatgttgctgcatcaaattcataataagaaaaatcaatgaagttgatgaggtcaaacattaaatatgttgtctgtCTGTACTGTTTTCGCTTgtgtatatgtcaaaaaggattagcaaattatggcattgttttttatttatgttttgcacagcgtcccagctACATAATGACTCACTGCTGACgtgaatttgtttttgtcatgcaCAGTTCTCAGATGAGACCTTGGCAGTGTTCAAGAGCTACAAGTTGGATGACATGCAGGCCTCtaagaggaagctggaggagttGAGAGCATCTGGAGGAGAGCATGTCTATTTTGCCAAGTTTCTAACAAGTGAGAAGGTAAGAATACTCTTTTTACCCCGAGAATAATCAGCAGCTCAAATAATTTTATCCAGCGTTTAGAGTAAAAACTGGAAGAGATATTTAATTCCAGCAGGAATAAAGGTCtgattttttaatataatatagATATTCATTTTTCCatacatgttaaaataaattatgttcttaaatgtattttataaatCCACCTGGATTCTGCattaaatgtgttcatttgcatCCTTTATGCTACAAAGGAATGATAAAGATATAGGAGGCACATTATCTcacttcttcttccctcttcgTCTCCAGCTGATGGACTTGCAGCTCAGCGACAGCAACTTCAGGCGGCACATTCTACTGCAGTACCTCATCCTCTTCCAGTACCTGAAGGGTCAGGTCAAGTTCAAAAGGTGAAGCCTGTCTCTGCTCAGACTTGtagaacaaagaacaaacttTCATTTGTGTGGATGAAACAGTCATCAGTTGTTTGGGGAgttcatattttgtatttctttgtccTCGCACAGCTCCAACTGTGTTCTGAATGATGATCAGACTACATGGATTGAAGAGACAACTAAACTGGTCTATCAGGTCAGTCCTAAATCACAATGATAGATCATAAATTCTAGTAGCTACTGTAATCCATAAAGAGGTGTGCCTCACTGTCCTCCCATGATCTTACCTGTTTTGATGTTAAGATTTACCTGGATCATTTCAGACTTGCATACAGTTGTACAGTTGTATCCTGCCAGTGGCTTTGCTTTGATTTGAGCTCTGAGCTATCTGAGATGTCATTTGGACAGTCTTCATTTTTATAGGCGTTTTATTGGCCTGTATTAATTTGTAACTGTTCTCTTAGCTGCTGAGAGAGATCCCTCCTGATGGAGACAAGTTTGCCTCCATGGTTGAGGTAAGCCATGCTTTGGGAATACtgatattaaatattaaatgagGCCCATCCGCACTCACTCACATTATATCAAGTTTGTTGTTAGTGTTCCCGGAACATTAGTGACACTAGAAATGTGTCTCATCTTTGACAGCATATCCTCAACACAGAGGAGAACTGGAACGGCTGGAAAAATGAGGGATGCCCGAGCTTTGTGAAAGAACGGTACAGCAGTTATTTTTATCGATTGATTTTAACATTGATTCGTCCATTCTTTCTAACAAAAGCATGTGCTGTGTTAGCTTGGGCAAGCATGAAAAAATGACAGCTGGTCCTACTTGTTTCCTCTTCTAACAGGACAGTAGATGACAAACCCAAAAGACCCACCAGGA includes:
- the thoc1 gene encoding THO complex subunit 1, coding for MSPSLFNFVDAKDKFATSAKHALAGKPGKHLVNAFNQMPGNESEKKTTLDQALRGVLGDQIVEQKASCDEHLSLIYLSIDAVTEGICSATTPFILLGDVLDCLPLDQCDKIFSFVEENVSTWKSNSFYTAGKNYLLRMCNDLLRRLSKSQNTVFCGRIQLFLARLFPLSEKSGLNLQSQFNLDNITVFNRNEQESTLGQKQTEEKEDGMEVEEGEMGEDDAPAPCSIPIDYNLYRKFWTLQDYFRNPVQCYDKFSWMTFLKFSDETLAVFKSYKLDDMQASKRKLEELRASGGEHVYFAKFLTSEKLMDLQLSDSNFRRHILLQYLILFQYLKGQVKFKSSNCVLNDDQTTWIEETTKLVYQLLREIPPDGDKFASMVEHILNTEENWNGWKNEGCPSFVKERTVDDKPKRPTRKRQAPEDFLGKGPDRKIFMGNDELTRLWNLNHDNMEACKSDSREFMPSLDEFFAEAIEQADPANMVEDEYKVVRNPNYGWRALRLLSRRSPHFFQPTNQKFKSLADYLDSMVSKLAKELPKDIPSEEIKTGEEDDDDNGDNLLKDSNDSPSIQSKMVTNQQMDDIAAKLGAKWKTLATHLEMKAAELREIETDSEDVDMQAKLLLVAWQDREGTQATVDNLVTALNAAGFSQIADSLNEA